Proteins found in one Parcubacteria group bacterium genomic segment:
- the rplI gene encoding 50S ribosomal protein L9, which translates to MQIILLQDVKNLGKKGELKNVSDGYARNFLFAKKLAETASKEAIERIDAQRKKEKIAELENSEKTKKIAAELKDKSFEIKAKGKEGKLFGSISAKDIAKIISTSGFDVAEKSITMPAHIKEIGEYEIKVSLAGGVETKIKLVVSKEA; encoded by the coding sequence ATGCAAATAATTCTCCTCCAAGACGTCAAAAATTTGGGCAAAAAAGGCGAATTGAAAAACGTCTCAGACGGTTATGCTCGTAATTTTTTGTTTGCTAAAAAATTAGCCGAAACGGCTTCGAAAGAAGCGATTGAAAGAATCGATGCGCAAAGGAAAAAAGAAAAAATCGCCGAACTGGAAAATTCAGAAAAGACTAAAAAAATCGCAGCTGAATTGAAAGATAAATCATTTGAAATTAAAGCGAAAGGCAAAGAAGGAAAACTGTTTGGATCAATTTCCGCCAAAGATATTGCCAAAATAATCAGTACTTCGGGGTTTGACGTTGCCGAAAAATCGATCACGATGCCAGCGCATATCAAAGAAATCGGAGAGTATGAAATCAAGGTCAGTTTGGCTGGGGGAGTTGAGACAAAGATAAAGCTCGTTGTTTCCAAAGAGGCATAA
- a CDS encoding CTP synthase translates to MKQNRKFIFIVGGVMSGVGKGISTSSIGIILKARGLSVTAIKIDPYINVDAGTMNPTEHGEVFVLNDGYETDQDMGNYERFLNITLPSDNYMTTGSVYQTVIHRERNLGYNGKCVEVVPHIPLEVIDRIEKASAKAKSDVTLIEIGGTIGEYQNILFLEAARMMKIKYPEDVMFVMVSYLPIPSKVGEMKTKPTQYAVRTLNGAGIQPDVIIARSETFLDQKRKEKLGMFCNISERYVISAPDADNIYEIPVNFERDDLSRLILKKLNLPENKKSNMKEWYDFVEGIKSAKEKIKIGVVGKYFGTGDFVLSDAYISVIEAIKHAAFKNKLKPEIAWINSEVFEKEPEKLEELKNYDGIIIPGGFGSRGIEGKIKAIQFLRENKIPFLGLCYGMQLAVIEYARNVLGLKDAHTTEIERKTKNPVIDIMPEQKKNLEDHNFGATMRLGAYPAILKKGTVAYGAYKKPKISERHRHRWEVNPEYIKRLEKAGLVFSGTSPDSKLMEITELPQSVHPFFVGAQFHPELTSKPLTSHPLFFEFVKASWKNKKK, encoded by the coding sequence ATGAAACAAAACCGCAAGTTCATATTCATCGTCGGGGGAGTGATGAGTGGAGTGGGGAAGGGCATATCGACTTCGTCGATCGGAATTATCTTGAAGGCGCGAGGACTGAGTGTTACGGCAATCAAAATTGATCCCTACATCAACGTTGATGCCGGCACGATGAATCCAACAGAACACGGCGAAGTTTTTGTTTTGAATGATGGTTATGAAACCGACCAGGATATGGGAAACTATGAGAGATTTCTCAATATTACCCTGCCGAGCGATAACTATATGACCACGGGAAGCGTCTATCAAACTGTCATTCATCGGGAACGCAATTTGGGCTATAACGGTAAATGCGTGGAAGTGGTTCCGCATATTCCCTTGGAAGTGATCGACCGAATTGAAAAGGCTTCGGCAAAAGCCAAATCAGATGTCACTCTCATTGAAATCGGCGGCACGATTGGTGAATACCAAAACATTCTTTTTCTGGAAGCAGCCAGAATGATGAAAATTAAATATCCGGAAGATGTGATGTTTGTGATGGTTAGCTACCTCCCAATTCCCTCGAAAGTCGGCGAGATGAAGACTAAGCCAACGCAATATGCCGTGCGGACTCTCAATGGCGCCGGCATCCAACCGGACGTGATCATCGCACGCAGTGAAACTTTCCTTGACCAAAAACGCAAAGAAAAATTGGGCATGTTTTGCAATATTTCTGAGCGCTATGTCATCTCTGCTCCGGACGCGGACAATATCTATGAAATTCCAGTCAACTTTGAACGCGATGATTTGAGTCGTTTAATTTTGAAAAAACTCAACTTGCCAGAAAACAAAAAATCCAACATGAAAGAGTGGTATGATTTCGTGGAAGGCATCAAATCAGCCAAGGAAAAAATCAAGATTGGCGTGGTGGGAAAATATTTCGGTACCGGTGATTTCGTCCTCTCTGATGCCTATATCAGCGTGATCGAAGCGATCAAGCACGCGGCATTCAAAAATAAATTAAAGCCGGAAATCGCTTGGATCAACAGCGAGGTCTTTGAGAAAGAACCGGAAAAATTGGAGGAGCTGAAAAATTATGATGGCATTATCATTCCTGGTGGTTTTGGTTCGCGGGGAATTGAAGGTAAGATCAAGGCTATCCAATTTTTGCGCGAAAACAAAATTCCCTTTTTGGGACTTTGCTATGGCATGCAACTGGCTGTAATTGAATATGCCAGAAATGTTTTGGGCCTCAAAGACGCCCACACCACTGAGATTGAACGCAAAACCAAAAATCCAGTCATTGACATCATGCCGGAGCAAAAAAAGAATCTCGAAGACCACAACTTTGGCGCTACGATGCGACTCGGCGCCTATCCTGCCATTCTCAAAAAAGGCACAGTGGCTTATGGTGCATACAAAAAACCCAAGATTTCCGAACGGCACAGACATCGCTGGGAAGTCAATCCGGAATATATCAAAAGATTGGAAAAAGCCGGCTTGGTCTTTTCCGGCACTTCACCAGACAGCAAGCTTATGGAAATCACTGAACTACCCCAATCAGTCCATCCATTTTTCGTCGGCGCCCAATTCCACCCCGAACTAACATCCAAACCACTCACTTCCCATCCGTTGTTTTTTGAGTTTGTGAAGGCGAGTTGGAAGAATAAGAAGAAGTAG
- a CDS encoding glycosyltransferase family 2 protein, with the protein MELSIIVTSYKNPELLKLCLTSIKKNYTGTDYELIVSDSATEEVTETMMREEFPDVLFIPSAENLGFGGLVRSGYAKSTGQFILILNGDILIKRNSIETLLEFIKNNPNVGIVGPQLIGFNEKLQPSSFRFYTPLTIVYRRTFLGKFNFAKKHLANFLMQDFDHNSIRNVDWLMGSALMTKREAIAKVGLLDPQFKMYFEDTDWCRRFWENNYRVVYDPDAKIYHYHGKGSAGKSLLKTLASNRLAWQHIASALKYFIKYAGKPLPKIN; encoded by the coding sequence ATGGAACTCTCAATTATTGTCACTAGCTATAAAAATCCTGAACTCTTGAAGCTCTGTTTGACTTCCATCAAAAAAAATTATACCGGCACCGACTATGAGTTGATCGTTTCAGATAGCGCCACGGAAGAGGTGACGGAAACAATGATGCGGGAAGAATTTCCGGATGTGCTGTTCATTCCATCAGCAGAAAATCTGGGTTTTGGCGGGCTAGTGCGGAGCGGTTATGCGAAAAGTACTGGCCAATTCATATTGATTCTCAATGGGGATATTTTAATCAAAAGAAATTCAATCGAGACACTGCTCGAATTTATCAAAAATAATCCCAATGTCGGCATTGTTGGTCCGCAGCTGATTGGTTTTAATGAAAAGCTTCAGCCATCCAGCTTTCGTTTCTATACTCCGCTCACGATTGTTTATCGAAGAACTTTTTTGGGGAAATTTAATTTTGCCAAAAAACACCTGGCCAATTTTTTGATGCAGGACTTTGATCACAACAGCATCAGGAATGTTGATTGGCTGATGGGTTCGGCGCTGATGACCAAACGGGAAGCCATTGCCAAGGTCGGCCTATTAGATCCGCAATTCAAGATGTATTTTGAGGATACAGATTGGTGCCGTCGCTTTTGGGAAAATAATTACCGTGTTGTCTATGATCCCGATGCAAAAATTTATCACTACCATGGCAAGGGCTCGGCGGGAAAAAGTCTCCTAAAAACCCTGGCTTCAAACCGCCTGGCTTGGCAACATATCGCCAGTGCGCTAAAATATTTCATAAAATACGCAGGAAAACCACTGCCAAAAATCAATTAA
- a CDS encoding thioredoxin family protein: MNIKILGTGCPNCLKLEANVKKALEELKVEAQVEKITDILEIMKYGVMGTPALVINEKVETTGRIPDISEIKTVLSK, translated from the coding sequence ATGAACATTAAAATTTTGGGTACCGGATGCCCTAATTGCCTAAAGCTGGAAGCAAACGTCAAAAAAGCGCTTGAAGAACTAAAGGTTGAAGCACAAGTAGAAAAAATTACCGACATTTTGGAGATCATGAAATATGGCGTAATGGGCACGCCGGCACTGGTTATCAATGAAAAAGTGGAAACGACTGGGAGAATACCGGATATTTCTGAAATCAAAACTGTTCTTTCCAAATAA
- a CDS encoding glycosyltransferase family 1 protein, giving the protein MQIGIDIRNIGKKRTGDEAVFFNLVKNLALIDSKNIYQLFTDISDQETLVQIKQDLGINSKPNFKITALTTKNKFSWNFWTLPKYLREHPIDLYLTQYITPFFVPKKIKILTIIHDVSFCVFPRMIKFSDLFFLRTLIPLALKRADKIIAVSKFTQSEIIKYYKTDQGKVNYIYNAVADDFLKQTHSQIELEKIRQKYSLPKKFILYLGTLQPRKNLPVLIEAYAKIKEQLPEMKLVLAGGKGHNYDRNIDAMIQRCTLKKDEIILPGFISEEDKKAIMLLADCFCFPSLYEGFGIPILEAFSVGLPCLISDIAPHREVAKDSALFFTPSNSADLSKKLLKIITEKDLRAKLLTNEKERLLGFSWEITAKKVHAIFEEFAEDHILANTLTNIEKNVK; this is encoded by the coding sequence ATGCAAATTGGCATTGACATTCGTAATATTGGCAAAAAGAGAACCGGCGATGAGGCGGTGTTTTTTAATCTAGTGAAAAATTTGGCGCTGATTGATAGCAAGAATATATATCAACTTTTTACGGACATCTCAGATCAAGAAACTTTGGTGCAAATAAAACAGGATTTGGGCATTAACAGTAAACCTAATTTTAAAATCACTGCGCTTACGACGAAGAATAAGTTCAGTTGGAATTTTTGGACTTTGCCAAAATATCTCCGAGAGCATCCGATTGATCTTTATCTCACGCAATACATTACGCCATTTTTTGTGCCGAAAAAAATTAAAATTCTCACCATCATCCATGATGTTTCGTTTTGCGTCTTTCCTCGGATGATCAAATTCAGCGATCTTTTTTTCTTGCGCACACTGATTCCGTTGGCGTTGAAAAGGGCGGACAAGATAATCGCGGTTTCAAAATTTACCCAAAGCGAAATTATTAAATACTACAAAACCGATCAAGGAAAAGTCAACTATATCTACAACGCAGTCGCGGACGATTTTTTGAAACAAACTCATTCACAAATCGAATTGGAAAAAATTCGGCAAAAATATAGTTTACCGAAAAAATTCATCCTTTATCTTGGGACGCTTCAGCCAAGAAAAAATCTGCCAGTCCTTATTGAGGCTTACGCGAAAATCAAAGAGCAGTTGCCAGAAATGAAGCTGGTTTTGGCTGGCGGAAAAGGGCATAACTATGACCGAAATATTGATGCGATGATTCAACGCTGCACGCTAAAAAAAGATGAAATTATTCTTCCTGGCTTTATTTCAGAAGAAGATAAAAAAGCCATCATGCTCCTGGCGGATTGCTTTTGTTTTCCATCGCTCTATGAAGGTTTTGGCATTCCGATTTTGGAAGCATTTTCCGTAGGATTGCCATGCCTAATTTCTGACATTGCGCCTCATCGTGAGGTAGCCAAGGACAGTGCACTATTTTTCACCCCTAGCAACAGCGCGGATTTGTCGAAAAAATTACTCAAAATCATAACCGAAAAAGATTTGCGTGCTAAATTGTTAACTAATGAAAAAGAGCGTCTGTTGGGCTTTTCTTGGGAGATAACCGCCAAAAAAGTTCACGCTATTTTTGAAGAATTCGCAGAGGATCATATTCTCGCCAACACATTGACAAATATTGAAAAAAATGTAAAATAA
- the pyrH gene encoding UMP kinase has translation MQKDNIIVISLGGSLIVPDEIDWRFVKSFKEIIKKQITKGSRFIIITGGGKLARRYQEAALKVTEKLTDDDRDWLGIHATRMNAHFIRTIFRANAHPVINKNPNDLEDFFNFKENILVAAGWRPGFSTDYDAVLLGKYFGVTKIINMSNIDYVCDKDPNKFIDAKKLKNITWADFRKMVGDKWDPGMNAPFDPIASKLAAEAKMEVVILNGKKLKNMENCLEGKKFNGTVIS, from the coding sequence ATGCAAAAGGACAATATTATTGTCATTTCTCTTGGTGGGTCGCTCATTGTGCCTGATGAAATCGATTGGCGGTTCGTAAAAAGTTTCAAGGAAATTATCAAAAAACAAATCACCAAGGGTTCGCGTTTTATCATCATTACCGGAGGTGGAAAATTGGCCAGACGCTATCAAGAAGCAGCCTTGAAAGTGACAGAAAAATTGACTGATGATGACCGCGATTGGTTGGGCATCCACGCGACAAGAATGAACGCGCATTTTATCCGAACAATTTTTCGTGCCAATGCACACCCGGTGATCAACAAAAATCCCAATGATCTTGAGGATTTTTTTAATTTCAAGGAAAACATCCTGGTCGCCGCCGGCTGGCGTCCCGGTTTTTCTACGGATTATGACGCGGTGCTGTTGGGAAAATATTTCGGAGTGACCAAAATCATCAATATGAGCAACATCGATTATGTCTGCGACAAAGACCCGAACAAATTTATAGACGCTAAAAAACTGAAAAATATCACCTGGGCTGATTTTAGAAAAATGGTCGGGGATAAATGGGACCCAGGCATGAACGCACCGTTCGATCCGATCGCCTCCAAACTAGCCGCCGAAGCCAAAATGGAAGTGGTAATCCTCAATGGCAAAAAACTCAAGAATATGGAAAATTGCCTGGAGGGGAAAAAGTTTAATGGGACTGTAATCAGCTAA
- a CDS encoding LCP family protein translates to MFNSKAQKNVSLMKKRFYQKKGFKITLGILLVLVLVGGAALWKADSVIKKVSVGGGIFNSIAHSIPGVKDELKGEKDGRVNIAVLGMRGEGVVGGGTLADSIIVVSILPAENKVSMISVPRDLYVTVPGTGDKQKINAVHAYGEENGKGKGLENMKIALGDVLGIPIHYAASINFSGFKQLVDAIGGVDITLEKPFDEAMQFNEEHVCDSFFTIPTGNWQNKIVKSHQTNAAGVSVVVKRKIPKYPLCTAPKESLECGGDFKLPAGKQTLNGENALCYVRSRATSSDFERAKRQQQVIQLVKDKMLSAGTLTDFNKLNGMLNSLGDNVRTDMQLWEMQKMYDLYKTIPDAQIYQRVLENSDEGFLYHPENGAAGYILLPIGDNYDKIHEMAKNIFTLPAQSDIKPK, encoded by the coding sequence ATGTTTAATTCAAAAGCACAAAAAAATGTTTCCCTAATGAAAAAGCGTTTTTATCAAAAAAAGGGCTTTAAAATTACGCTGGGAATTTTACTCGTCCTTGTTTTGGTGGGAGGCGCCGCTCTATGGAAGGCGGATAGTGTGATTAAGAAGGTTTCCGTCGGAGGTGGAATTTTTAATTCGATCGCACACTCAATTCCTGGCGTGAAAGATGAGCTTAAGGGAGAAAAAGACGGTCGAGTTAATATCGCCGTTTTGGGTATGCGCGGTGAAGGCGTGGTCGGCGGAGGAACTTTAGCCGACTCGATTATCGTGGTAAGTATTTTACCGGCCGAAAACAAAGTTTCTATGATTTCAGTTCCACGCGACCTTTATGTCACTGTGCCGGGCACAGGCGACAAGCAAAAAATCAATGCCGTTCATGCCTATGGTGAAGAAAATGGAAAGGGTAAGGGATTAGAGAATATGAAAATTGCGCTTGGCGATGTTTTGGGAATTCCGATTCATTATGCCGCGAGCATCAATTTCAGCGGATTTAAACAACTGGTTGATGCAATTGGCGGAGTCGACATCACATTGGAAAAACCATTTGATGAAGCGATGCAATTTAATGAGGAACACGTTTGCGATTCTTTTTTTACTATTCCGACAGGCAATTGGCAGAATAAGATTGTCAAAAGCCATCAGACAAATGCCGCGGGCGTGTCCGTTGTTGTGAAAAGAAAAATTCCCAAATACCCACTTTGCACCGCACCGAAAGAATCATTAGAATGCGGGGGAGATTTCAAATTACCAGCCGGCAAGCAAACACTAAATGGAGAGAATGCCCTCTGTTACGTCCGTTCTCGAGCGACTTCCAGCGACTTCGAAAGAGCCAAGAGGCAACAGCAAGTGATCCAGCTTGTAAAAGACAAGATGCTTAGCGCTGGAACACTGACTGATTTTAATAAACTAAACGGAATGCTTAATAGTCTTGGAGATAACGTCAGAACAGATATGCAACTTTGGGAAATGCAAAAAATGTATGATCTCTATAAAACCATCCCGGACGCTCAAATCTATCAAAGAGTGCTGGAAAATTCTGACGAAGGATTCTTGTATCACCCGGAAAATGGCGCGGCCGGATATATCCTTCTCCCGATCGGCGATAATTATGACAAAATTCATGAAATGGCAAAAAATATATTCACTCTGCCAGCGCAATCTGACATTAAGCCAAAATAA
- a CDS encoding metalloregulator ArsR/SmtB family transcription factor, whose translation MEFKCCAKNSKKEQDVQKTYEFLRAISDANRLKIICVLQDGAKCVCEIVPIVKISDKLVSHHLKQLKNVNLLTEKREGNFIRYNLNKKTIREYKKIFDQIIK comes from the coding sequence ATGGAGTTCAAATGTTGTGCTAAAAATTCAAAAAAAGAGCAGGATGTTCAAAAAACATACGAATTTTTGCGTGCCATTTCCGATGCTAATCGATTGAAAATCATCTGCGTCCTGCAAGATGGCGCCAAGTGTGTATGTGAAATTGTGCCAATTGTGAAGATTTCCGATAAGCTCGTTTCCCATCATCTTAAGCAACTCAAAAATGTTAACCTTTTAACCGAAAAGCGAGAAGGGAATTTTATCCGCTACAACTTGAACAAAAAAACCATCCGAGAGTATAAAAAAATATTTGATCAAATAATTAAATAA
- a CDS encoding S41 family peptidase, whose protein sequence is MLEQLNQERESEASEPIKTYPEDELAKNRKIFKKGLLIFFIVAVTFASYTLGFSRGKNTAPAVTKDISLGQAVLENKSANNGVDFSLFWKVWDTIKEKHINRKDLDAQKMVYGAISGMLKATGDPYTSFFDPEENKAFSQDLGGSFDGIGAELGIKDNLLTVIAPLDESPAQKAGLRAGDKIIKIGDKVIADMTIDEAVSLIRGKKGTEVKLTILPNGEKDTKEIPIVRDTIEVKSVKLDFKEGDIAHIEITKFGENTDKEFDQAMKTMLAKNTRGIILDLRNDPGGLLDRAVSIASRMIPKGKVVVTEEDSFGKKDSFFTEGGDSLSSIPTVVLINEGSASASEILAGALKDDQGLTLIGEKSFGKGTVQELIDLPQGSSVKVTVAKWLTPNGDYIMEKGINPDIEVKMTADDYKNDKDPQLDKAMEVIQEKLK, encoded by the coding sequence ATGCTAGAACAATTAAACCAAGAAAGGGAAAGCGAAGCAAGCGAACCGATTAAAACATACCCCGAAGATGAACTTGCCAAAAATAGAAAAATATTCAAAAAAGGCCTATTGATTTTTTTTATCGTTGCAGTTACTTTCGCCAGTTATACCCTCGGATTCAGTCGTGGAAAAAATACGGCGCCAGCTGTTACCAAAGATATTTCACTCGGACAAGCTGTTTTAGAAAATAAATCTGCCAATAATGGGGTGGATTTTTCGCTTTTCTGGAAAGTCTGGGATACCATCAAAGAAAAACATATAAACCGCAAAGACCTTGACGCTCAAAAAATGGTCTATGGCGCAATTTCCGGGATGCTGAAAGCCACCGGAGATCCCTATACCTCCTTTTTTGACCCAGAAGAAAACAAAGCCTTTTCTCAAGATTTAGGTGGCAGTTTTGATGGTATCGGAGCAGAGCTAGGCATCAAAGATAACTTGCTGACAGTCATCGCCCCGCTCGACGAATCACCAGCTCAAAAAGCCGGGCTACGGGCTGGCGATAAGATCATAAAGATCGGCGATAAAGTGATTGCTGATATGACAATCGACGAAGCTGTATCGCTCATTAGGGGCAAGAAAGGCACAGAAGTAAAATTGACTATCTTGCCAAATGGCGAGAAAGATACGAAAGAAATTCCCATCGTTCGCGATACGATTGAAGTGAAAAGTGTCAAGCTGGATTTCAAGGAAGGAGATATTGCACACATTGAAATCACTAAATTTGGTGAGAATACGGACAAAGAATTTGATCAAGCGATGAAAACAATGCTAGCCAAGAATACCAGGGGTATCATCTTGGATTTGCGCAACGATCCAGGCGGGCTCCTTGACAGGGCGGTCTCTATTGCTAGCCGGATGATTCCCAAGGGAAAAGTTGTGGTCACTGAAGAGGACAGCTTTGGAAAAAAAGACAGCTTTTTCACTGAAGGCGGGGACAGCTTAAGTAGCATCCCAACTGTCGTACTCATTAACGAAGGCAGCGCCAGCGCTTCAGAAATCTTAGCTGGAGCACTCAAAGACGATCAAGGCCTGACACTTATCGGCGAAAAATCTTTCGGCAAAGGCACTGTCCAGGAGCTCATCGACCTACCACAGGGCTCCAGCGTCAAAGTTACTGTGGCCAAATGGCTCACGCCCAACGGCGATTATATCATGGAAAAAGGCATCAATCCCGACATTGAAGTCAAAATGACTGCCGATGACTACAAAAATGACAAGGATCCTCAGCTGGACAAAGCTATGGAAGTTATCCAGGAAAAATTGAAATAA
- a CDS encoding aromatic aminobenezylarsenical efflux permease ArsG family transporter, with the protein MEFLNTLIDQYNFPLLSAFILGVMTSISPCPLATNITAIAYISKDIKTAKHTLTSGLMYTLGRTISYTLLATLIYFGLSSFEIAKIFQSWGDKLLGIVLIIISFLMFGVIKINFGGGWKRGEKMKRWLANKGYLGALFLGMLFALAFCPFSGVLFFGILIPLIFNSTESLLLPPLFAIGTGLPVIAFSFILAFSIEKVSKTYDIAGKLEKILRYAVATVFLIAGIYYLQFLVKYLINLS; encoded by the coding sequence ATGGAATTTCTCAACACATTAATCGATCAATATAATTTTCCCTTGCTTTCCGCTTTTATCCTGGGCGTGATGACTTCCATCAGTCCCTGTCCTTTGGCGACCAACATCACCGCCATCGCATATATTTCCAAAGATATAAAAACGGCCAAACACACCCTCACAAGTGGCTTGATGTACACATTAGGCCGAACTATCAGCTATACTCTCCTGGCAACCCTTATTTATTTCGGGCTTTCATCGTTTGAAATCGCCAAGATTTTTCAGAGCTGGGGGGATAAATTGTTAGGCATAGTTTTGATTATCATCAGTTTTTTGATGTTCGGAGTGATAAAAATTAATTTTGGCGGAGGCTGGAAGCGAGGAGAGAAGATGAAAAGGTGGCTAGCAAACAAGGGCTATTTAGGTGCGCTATTTTTGGGAATGTTATTTGCGCTCGCGTTTTGCCCCTTTAGCGGAGTATTATTTTTTGGGATTTTAATTCCATTGATATTCAACTCAACAGAAAGCTTATTACTACCACCACTGTTCGCTATCGGCACTGGGTTGCCGGTGATTGCGTTCTCATTTATTTTAGCGTTTAGTATCGAAAAAGTGAGCAAGACGTATGACATTGCTGGTAAACTTGAGAAAATACTACGGTATGCCGTGGCGACAGTTTTTCTTATAGCGGGAATTTATTATCTGCAATTTTTAGTTAAATATTTAATCAACCTCTCATGA
- the rpmA gene encoding 50S ribosomal protein L27, whose product MAHRKAGGSTQLGRDSISKRLGVKIFGDQKVKTGQIIIRQRGSKYHPGKNVKRGEDDTLFALADGFVKFSTKKVRAFTGKLVQRRYVSVADKIVPKKIRTTD is encoded by the coding sequence ATGGCACATCGTAAAGCAGGTGGATCTACCCAACTTGGAAGAGACTCTATTTCCAAAAGACTCGGCGTTAAGATTTTTGGCGATCAAAAAGTCAAAACCGGACAAATCATCATCCGCCAACGCGGATCAAAATATCATCCCGGCAAAAACGTCAAACGAGGTGAAGACGATACCCTGTTCGCACTTGCGGATGGTTTCGTGAAATTCTCCACAAAGAAAGTACGTGCTTTCACAGGCAAGCTCGTGCAAAGGAGATATGTTTCTGTGGCGGACAAGATTGTGCCGAAAAAAATCAGAACCACTGATTAG
- a CDS encoding nitrophenyl compound nitroreductase subunit ArsF family protein, with the protein MKKNNPYLSYTVIVIIGVVGIFAINSYANKDNTPTVRNEKGMAKIAEAENLKPAEKIQVFLFHASQRCSSCIAIGKYAKETVEQEFPEELKTGKIEFREINIDLPENKEISTKFKATGSALFINPIYDGQDHIKDDTRVWQLVSNEQGFISYLSDKLKGMLGSKTSAQEK; encoded by the coding sequence ATGAAAAAAAATAATCCTTATCTTTCCTATACAGTCATAGTCATTATAGGCGTAGTCGGAATATTTGCGATAAATTCTTACGCGAACAAAGATAATACTCCGACTGTCAGAAATGAAAAAGGCATGGCAAAAATTGCGGAAGCTGAAAATTTAAAACCGGCAGAAAAAATTCAGGTCTTTCTTTTTCACGCCTCGCAGCGCTGCTCCTCTTGCATCGCCATCGGAAAATATGCCAAGGAAACGGTGGAGCAAGAATTTCCGGAAGAACTAAAAACGGGGAAAATTGAATTTCGAGAAATAAACATTGATCTGCCGGAAAACAAGGAAATTTCAACCAAGTTTAAAGCCACAGGATCAGCACTGTTTATCAATCCAATCTACGATGGACAGGATCATATCAAAGATGATACTCGAGTCTGGCAATTGGTTTCTAACGAGCAGGGATTCATAAGTTATCTTTCTGACAAATTAAAAGGGATGCTTGGAAGCAAAACTTCGGCTCAAGAAAAATAA
- a CDS encoding aminoglycoside phosphotransferase family protein, whose amino-acid sequence MLIKESKEEYLKVIKENFPEVSFSRAELITKGWDNNVILLDDNFVFRFPKRVGYDLRFRSELKLLKYLETKLNLPIPHYAYVAENIPCGGYVKIPGIEMQPEIFNQLEEKQIEQIAKQLGNFLSILHQTPIDFVKEYGFGEARSSYWWNKEQLGDTLQKLKELVFPRLEKEEISWIEHQIEQYSATSAGFENVVIHSNIKPEHIFIDPVKKSLTGVIDFSDVEIADPALDFSGLWYYGDSFPEKVLSFYAGKIDEGFLKRSKFYYLMRDVNNMLEISDGENMPITFEESQKKFNAFLKSPK is encoded by the coding sequence ATGCTGATTAAGGAATCAAAAGAAGAATATCTCAAGGTGATAAAAGAAAATTTTCCAGAAGTTTCTTTTTCGCGTGCCGAACTTATTACAAAAGGTTGGGATAATAATGTGATTTTGCTGGACGATAATTTTGTTTTTCGCTTTCCCAAAAGAGTTGGTTATGATCTCCGTTTTAGGTCGGAATTAAAATTGCTTAAATACCTAGAGACAAAACTAAACCTGCCCATTCCTCACTACGCTTATGTAGCAGAGAATATTCCTTGTGGCGGATATGTGAAAATACCAGGCATTGAGATGCAACCAGAAATTTTTAATCAACTCGAGGAAAAGCAAATTGAACAAATCGCGAAACAATTAGGAAATTTTTTGTCTATTTTGCATCAAACTCCAATCGATTTTGTTAAAGAGTATGGTTTTGGAGAGGCAAGAAGCAGTTATTGGTGGAACAAAGAACAGCTCGGTGATACTTTGCAGAAACTAAAAGAGTTAGTTTTTCCTCGGCTGGAAAAAGAAGAAATAAGCTGGATTGAACATCAGATTGAGCAATATTCTGCAACATCTGCTGGTTTTGAAAATGTAGTCATTCATTCGAATATTAAGCCAGAACATATTTTTATTGATCCAGTGAAAAAGAGCTTGACTGGTGTTATCGATTTTTCTGACGTAGAAATCGCCGATCCGGCATTGGATTTTTCCGGACTCTGGTATTATGGCGATTCATTTCCTGAAAAAGTCCTTTCTTTTTATGCAGGGAAAATAGACGAGGGTTTTTTAAAGCGTTCCAAGTTTTATTATCTCATGCGTGATGTTAACAATATGCTGGAAATTTCGGATGGCGAGAATATGCCGATTACCTTCGAGGAGTCCCAAAAAAAGTTTAACGCTTTTCTAAAATCACCCAAATAG